A region from the Aquimarina sp. ERC-38 genome encodes:
- a CDS encoding T9SS type A sorting domain-containing protein, with protein MKLIKLFWILSFLFYLQTVSGQITNTPPPHITQLKSSTLPTVVMPAFDLDKLRKEDAINDNNLQKVYRFGYAHKTNLNIKNSGVWTTLPNGDRIWRIQIQSAGAKTLNFVFDRYILPPGAMVHVYSPDRTFILGAYTDKMNNVNNSLGTWTCDGDTLIIQYTVPASATTTGELSIGEVVHGYRTVTDFEVSTKRLGSSGNCHLDVNCDVGSDFDPVKNRLKKAVALILVNSIGWCSGSLINNTELNEAPYLLTAFHCGDGEAAWSFRFNWISTEDVCAEQGDSVSNGPDNFYQTTSGSVNLAKSPESDFRLVEITGGLDEDWDLEWVGWDRSEEPPDFTVSIHHPSGDIMKVSRDNQSPTTQAITIDNQTSQTWVVRDWDLGSTEMASSGAGLFNERGQLIGQLFGGASFCNGLTDNGEPDFYGRLNVAWGFGESPETRLSDWLDPINTNQLTLNSLSEELNDITTSPSLINEVSVLSTITRESFFIENSSDKNIKFEIYDISGKLLFESDRISSGERTSFLASSAGMYFIRVFNVLNEEDFFITKIIKF; from the coding sequence ATGAAGTTAATCAAACTCTTTTGGATACTGTCCTTTCTTTTTTACTTACAGACGGTTTCCGGCCAAATTACCAATACACCACCTCCACATATTACCCAATTAAAGAGTAGTACCTTACCAACGGTAGTGATGCCTGCGTTTGATTTAGATAAATTAAGAAAAGAAGACGCTATCAATGATAACAACCTTCAGAAAGTCTATCGGTTTGGTTATGCTCATAAAACTAATTTAAATATTAAGAATTCAGGAGTATGGACTACCTTACCTAATGGTGATAGAATCTGGAGAATACAGATACAATCTGCAGGTGCAAAAACCTTAAACTTTGTTTTTGATCGTTATATCTTACCTCCCGGGGCAATGGTACATGTATATAGTCCGGACAGAACCTTTATACTAGGTGCTTACACGGATAAGATGAATAATGTGAATAACTCGTTAGGAACCTGGACTTGTGATGGAGATACTTTAATTATTCAATATACAGTCCCTGCCAGTGCCACCACTACTGGAGAATTATCCATAGGTGAGGTAGTGCATGGTTATAGAACAGTTACGGATTTTGAGGTAAGTACAAAAAGACTAGGCAGCTCTGGTAATTGTCATCTCGATGTAAATTGTGATGTAGGTTCTGATTTTGATCCTGTAAAGAATAGATTAAAAAAAGCAGTAGCCTTAATTTTAGTAAATAGTATTGGGTGGTGTTCCGGTTCTTTGATCAATAATACAGAACTGAATGAAGCTCCATATCTTTTAACAGCTTTTCACTGCGGAGATGGCGAAGCAGCCTGGTCATTTCGTTTTAACTGGATTAGTACGGAAGATGTATGTGCAGAACAAGGTGACAGTGTAAGCAACGGTCCGGATAATTTCTACCAGACTACCAGTGGTTCAGTAAATCTTGCTAAAAGCCCGGAATCAGATTTCAGGTTAGTTGAAATTACCGGAGGTCTGGATGAAGATTGGGACCTTGAATGGGTAGGTTGGGATCGATCTGAAGAACCCCCTGATTTTACAGTAAGTATCCATCATCCGTCAGGAGATATTATGAAGGTATCCCGGGACAATCAAAGCCCGACTACTCAAGCTATAACCATTGATAATCAGACTTCGCAAACCTGGGTGGTAAGAGATTGGGATTTAGGGAGTACAGAAATGGCTTCTTCCGGAGCGGGCTTATTCAATGAGAGAGGCCAATTAATTGGTCAGCTTTTTGGAGGTGCTTCTTTTTGCAATGGTCTGACTGATAACGGTGAACCTGACTTTTACGGAAGGTTAAATGTAGCCTGGGGTTTTGGAGAAAGTCCGGAAACCAGGTTATCAGACTGGCTGGATCCTATTAATACTAATCAATTGACCCTAAATTCCTTGTCAGAAGAACTAAATGACATAACTACCTCTCCAAGCCTTATAAATGAAGTTTCCGTATTATCAACAATAACCAGGGAGTCTTTTTTTATTGAGAATTCTTCCGATAAGAATATTAAATTTGAAATTTATGACATCTCCGGTAAGCTTTTATTTGAAAGTGATAGGATTAGCAGTGGTGAAAGAACATCATTCTTAGCATCTAGTGCCGGAATGTATTTTATCCGGGTTTTTAATGTACTAAACGAAGAGGATTTCTTTATTACCAAAATAATAAAATTTTGA
- a CDS encoding DUF421 domain-containing protein — protein sequence MPSVEKLFEIKDTSVLLLFLSALGIYVSVILYTRIFGKRSFSKMSSSDFAMTIAIGSIIASTILSSFVSLIEGAIALFFVYFIQTAAAFLRRISWFQQIVDNSPLFLMKGEEILYENLKKSHVTISDIKSKLREANVTQLSQVKAVIFETTGDISVLHKDDHKEIDPWIIDEVMDH from the coding sequence ATGCCTTCAGTTGAAAAACTTTTTGAAATTAAAGACACATCCGTACTGTTACTATTTTTAAGTGCTCTTGGCATTTATGTAAGTGTGATTCTATATACCCGTATTTTCGGTAAGCGTAGTTTTTCTAAAATGTCCAGTTCTGATTTTGCAATGACGATTGCTATTGGTTCTATTATTGCGTCTACTATTTTATCTTCGTTTGTTAGTCTGATAGAAGGTGCCATTGCCCTCTTTTTTGTATATTTTATTCAAACCGCTGCTGCGTTTTTAAGACGTATTTCCTGGTTTCAACAGATAGTTGACAACTCACCATTATTTTTAATGAAAGGGGAAGAAATTTTATATGAAAATTTGAAGAAGTCCCACGTAACCATTTCGGATATTAAGTCAAAGCTAAGAGAAGCTAATGTCACCCAACTATCCCAGGTAAAAGCCGTTATTTTTGAAACTACCGGTGATATCTCGGTGTTACATAAAGACGATCATAAAGAAATAGATCCCTGGATTATTGATGAGGTCATGGATCATTAA
- a CDS encoding aromatic amino acid hydroxylase: MQTSDVISNPLLEKLPPHLKQFIKPQNYEAYTPIDQAVWRYVMRKNVASLPAIAHSSYLEGLQKTGISLEEIPSMYGMNRILKDIGWAAVAVDGFIPPNAFMEFQAYNILVIASDIRKLENIEYTPAPDIIHEAAGHAPIIANPDYAQYLKRFGKIGCKAISSKRDYEMYEAVRKLSILKEAKDIPKKIIAAAEREVEELQNKKEPPSEMAKIRNLHWWTVEYGLIGTIENPKIYGAGLLSSIGESKLCMTNKVVKHTYSAKAALQDFDITQPQPQLFVTPDFAYLCQELEEFADTMALRKGGHRGLAKLIASENLGTIELNTGLQISGVFSKMLTDEDDQVIYFETKGETALSYREKELIGHGTATYKNGFISPIGKLKGSNLLIEDMSPRDLKAYNFYEGKFLEFEYESGITLAGTIVTGTRNVMGSLIIIHFEECEVFYHGELLFKSNSGNFSLAIGSEIISAYSGPADDYSFNRITHVSSTQTIKPHYSEKEKELHQLYQSVRNIREGKNAMFSLEATFNLLQKFHPMDWLLNVEIYELVHLSNPSLEKQVLTHLNDLKTKEPKIATLIDSGLTISRNQTTSPASNMH; this comes from the coding sequence ATGCAAACGTCTGATGTTATTTCGAATCCGTTGTTAGAAAAACTGCCTCCTCACTTAAAACAGTTTATCAAACCACAAAATTATGAGGCTTATACTCCTATAGACCAAGCAGTATGGAGGTATGTGATGCGAAAAAATGTGGCTTCGCTACCTGCTATTGCTCATAGCTCATATCTGGAAGGTTTACAAAAGACAGGAATTTCGCTGGAAGAAATTCCCAGTATGTATGGGATGAACCGTATCTTAAAAGATATAGGATGGGCAGCTGTTGCCGTAGACGGGTTTATTCCTCCTAACGCTTTTATGGAATTTCAGGCATATAATATTTTAGTGATTGCTTCGGATATCAGGAAATTGGAAAACATTGAATATACTCCTGCTCCGGATATCATCCATGAGGCTGCGGGACATGCTCCTATTATTGCGAATCCTGATTATGCACAGTATTTAAAAAGATTTGGAAAAATAGGTTGTAAAGCAATTTCTTCAAAAAGAGATTATGAAATGTACGAAGCTGTACGCAAACTTTCTATTTTAAAGGAAGCTAAAGATATTCCTAAAAAAATTATCGCTGCTGCCGAAAGGGAAGTGGAAGAATTACAAAATAAAAAGGAACCTCCTTCTGAAATGGCTAAAATCCGGAACCTTCACTGGTGGACGGTGGAATACGGACTTATTGGTACTATTGAAAACCCAAAGATATATGGTGCCGGTCTTCTTTCTTCTATCGGTGAAAGTAAGTTGTGTATGACTAATAAGGTAGTAAAACATACTTATTCTGCGAAAGCAGCTTTGCAGGATTTTGATATTACCCAACCGCAACCCCAGCTTTTTGTGACTCCGGATTTTGCTTATTTATGCCAGGAGTTAGAGGAGTTTGCAGATACAATGGCCTTACGTAAAGGCGGACACCGGGGGTTAGCTAAATTAATTGCTTCGGAAAACCTGGGAACTATTGAACTCAATACCGGATTACAAATCTCCGGGGTATTTTCAAAAATGCTTACGGATGAGGACGACCAGGTGATCTATTTTGAGACTAAAGGGGAAACAGCATTGTCATATCGCGAAAAAGAATTAATTGGTCATGGTACGGCTACGTATAAAAATGGTTTTATTTCGCCTATTGGCAAGTTAAAAGGAAGCAACTTGTTAATTGAAGATATGTCCCCCCGGGATTTAAAGGCATATAACTTTTATGAAGGTAAATTTCTAGAATTTGAATATGAAAGTGGGATCACCCTGGCTGGAACTATTGTAACCGGCACCCGAAATGTGATGGGATCTCTGATTATCATTCATTTTGAAGAGTGTGAAGTGTTTTATCACGGCGAACTGTTATTTAAAAGTAATTCTGGTAATTTTAGCCTGGCTATTGGTAGTGAGATTATATCTGCGTATTCAGGTCCAGCAGACGACTATTCATTTAACCGGATTACTCATGTATCTTCTACCCAAACGATCAAACCTCATTATTCTGAAAAAGAGAAGGAATTGCATCAATTGTATCAATCCGTCAGAAATATCAGAGAAGGAAAAAATGCGATGTTTTCGCTAGAAGCCACATTTAATTTGTTACAAAAGTTTCATCCTATGGATTGGTTACTAAATGTTGAAATTTACGAGTTGGTACATCTATCCAATCCCTCTTTAGAAAAACAAGTATTAACTCATTTAAATGACTTAAAGACTAAAGAACCGAAAATTGCTACGCTTATCGATAGTGGTCTTACTATAAGTAGAAATCAAACAACTTCGCCTGCCAGCAATATGCATTAA
- a CDS encoding UpxY family transcription antiterminator, translated as MYVKSRHENKVNQLLLQDGLDAFCPMIKSIRTWSDRKKTIYKPLFPSYVFVNIQSSLDFYKALNANGACAYIKFGKEYALATEKEIEGIKSLLSSQNISNISTENLRNIVGQKKIIKNGSLQGLECEIVNTNNLNKIVVKIESLRQCIIATMSSDILFGELSA; from the coding sequence TTGTACGTTAAATCGCGACATGAAAATAAAGTTAATCAGTTATTACTACAAGACGGTTTGGATGCTTTTTGTCCAATGATAAAATCCATTCGAACATGGAGTGATCGTAAAAAGACTATTTATAAACCTCTGTTCCCATCCTATGTTTTTGTTAATATTCAATCTTCTTTAGATTTTTATAAGGCTTTAAATGCTAATGGTGCATGCGCCTATATAAAGTTTGGAAAAGAATATGCTTTAGCAACTGAAAAAGAAATTGAAGGAATTAAATCTTTACTTTCAAGTCAAAATATTTCTAACATCTCTACTGAAAATTTAAGGAATATAGTTGGTCAAAAAAAGATTATTAAGAACGGATCATTACAAGGATTAGAATGCGAAATTGTTAATACTAACAATTTGAATAAGATTGTTGTCAAAATTGAAAGTTTACGACAATGTATTATAGCAACTATGTCCTCGGATATACTTTTTGGGGAATTAAGTGCTTAG
- a CDS encoding DUF3891 family protein: MIVHTFSDHYKIIFQRSHALLSAQLFCAMQESLIQKVTNYTETLITIASHDDGFTKTSGTYYVTKDGEPKDFRKNRFEKEASIQIIENARLKSTWCYLMALSHMNYLYKEKEDEEIKTFLKYVQEQLQKAIRDYEIDQTSVKQTYEFLRFTDELSLFICFHLFDENQSEKVIKGVFEEENKEYTTSLKARTLYIRPSPFKEGATTTLEYRKIPKISYRDDDHLNKELDRALVKRVEVLLGDRC; this comes from the coding sequence ATGATTGTACATACCTTTTCGGATCATTATAAGATTATATTTCAAAGGTCACATGCGCTATTGTCCGCACAATTATTCTGTGCGATGCAAGAAAGCCTGATCCAAAAAGTAACCAATTATACGGAAACTTTAATTACCATCGCCTCTCATGACGATGGATTTACTAAAACAAGCGGAACCTATTATGTAACTAAAGACGGGGAGCCAAAAGATTTTAGAAAAAACAGGTTTGAAAAGGAAGCGTCTATACAAATCATTGAAAACGCAAGATTAAAATCAACCTGGTGTTACTTGATGGCGCTAAGCCATATGAATTATTTGTATAAAGAGAAGGAAGACGAAGAAATTAAAACATTCTTAAAATACGTACAGGAACAATTACAAAAGGCAATACGTGATTATGAAATAGATCAAACCTCAGTAAAACAAACCTATGAATTTCTTCGTTTTACGGATGAATTGTCTTTGTTTATTTGCTTTCATCTCTTTGATGAAAATCAGAGTGAAAAAGTCATTAAAGGAGTTTTTGAAGAAGAAAATAAAGAATATACCACTAGTTTAAAAGCTAGAACTCTTTATATACGTCCTTCTCCGTTTAAAGAAGGAGCTACCACCACGCTGGAATACCGAAAAATTCCGAAGATTTCCTATCGGGATGATGACCATTTGAATAAGGAGTTGGATAGGGCTTTGGTGAAGAGGGTTGAGGTTTTGTTGGGTGATAGGTGTTAA